The proteins below are encoded in one region of Brassica napus cultivar Da-Ae chromosome A6, Da-Ae, whole genome shotgun sequence:
- the LOC106351224 gene encoding uncharacterized protein LOC106351224 has translation MANKIAMLVSEAMNKNAVINTCLGVSFVVLGLRSDKQQKYVEALQEQKDSLFKSNKEMKVTMWHWKQRLFAEATSADTSTVVVPLSTLKAIYGEVTTNTQSGETVKEESKMSTSRIMV, from the exons ATGGCAAACAAGATTGCAATGCTGGTCTCAGAAGCGATGAACAAGAATGCTGTAATAAACACATGTCTTGGAGTGTCTTTTGTTGTTTTGGGGTTAAGATCTGATAAGCAGCAAAAGTATGTTGAGGCCTTACAGGAGCAAAAGGATTCACTCTTCAAGTCTAACAAGGAAATGAAAGTCACTATGTGGCATTGGAAACAGCGACTCTTTGCTGAAGCCACCTCTGCTGATACGTCCACCGTTGTTGTTCCTCTGTCCACGCTTAAGGCCATCTATGGCGAAGTCACCACAAACACTCAATCTG GTGAAACAGTCAAGGAAGAGTCTAAAATGTCTACCTCCAGGATCATGGTTTGA
- the LOC106346405 gene encoding proteasome assembly chaperone 4-like — METEYDQVLHSVAQVKIADQTGVNQDEDGVKVSCFTEVLDDVTLHFQIIRLAKQIYVWIGYNSAKFGNLYAAASTRPSNTVSVATVLGGTSDNTGSGIAHRLVMKTGLNIIMACNIPKNNPLLEAKAEKMLMRKLIDLGYTMPTPLRAT; from the exons ATGGAGACTGAATACGACCAAGTTCTTCACTCCGTTGCTCAGGTTAAAATCGCTGACCAAACCGGTGTGAACCAAGACGAGGACGGCGTAAAGGTTTCGTGCTTCACTGAAGTTCTCGATGATGTCACTCTTCACTTCCAGATCATCCGTCTCGCAAAACAG ATTTATGTATGGATTGGTTATAACTCCGCCAAATTTGGGAACTTATACGCAGCCGCTTCAACTCGACCG AGTAATACAGTAAGTGTTGCTACCGTACTTGGTGGAACATCTGATAACACTGGATCTGGCATTGCCCATAGATTAG TGATGAAGACTGGTCTCAATATAATCATGGCTTGCAACATCCCTAAAAACAATCCCTTGCTCGAG GCAAAAGCTGAGAAGATGTTGATGAGAAAATTGATTGATCTTGGTTACACAATGCCAACGCCTTTACGAGCAACATAA
- the LOC106351220 gene encoding blue copper protein-like, whose protein sequence is MATTRRMFCFVLVMVLMGCCCSAKIYKVGDSKGWTAKHGTYYDWAKRKEFQVGDSLMFQYDGNVNDVTQVSSRLEYQFCNSLSPKAVYNTGHDVVTLTEPGYHFFITSNNSQCVTGQKLVVLVVHDHPIPPPPPPRKIFPFGKDYKVGDSNEWRVPEESDFYSKWSEEKQFHVGDNLLFYYNDQVDDVLEINSNLEFKSCETTSPVAVHNAGQDLIRLTKPGVRYFITSKIGHCEAGLKLRVEVRPLSKSVPKKMQLSPFDRFINWLHESFRPHPHH, encoded by the coding sequence ATGGCGACAACAAGAAGAATGTTCTGCTTCGTGCTCGTGATGGTTCTAATGGGATGTTGTTGCTCGGCAAAAATCTACAAAGTGGGAGACTCGAAGGGATGGACGGCGAAGCACGGTACCTATTATGATTGGGCTAAGCGTAAGGAATTCCAAGTGGGGGATTCTCTGATGTTCCAATACGATGGCAACGTCAACGACGTCACTCAAGTTTCCAGTCGTTTGGAATACCAATTCTGCAACTCTCTTTCTCCTAAAGCTGTCTACAACACAGGGCACGATGTCGTGACTCTCACGGAACCAGGTTATCACTTCTTCATCACCTCAAATAATTCTCAATGCGTAACCGGACAGAAACTCGTCGTTTTGGtcgtccatgaccatccgattcctccaccaccaccaccgagaAAGATCTTTCCTTTCGGAAAAGATTACAAGGTCGGTGACTCCAACGAATGGAGGGTTCCTGAAGAGAGTGACTTCTATTCCAAGTGGAGTGAGGAGAAACAGTTTCACGTGGGAGACAATCTTCTTTTCTACTACAACGACCAGGTCGATGACGTTCTTGAAATCAACAGTAATCTTGAGTTCAAATCTTGCGAGACTACTTCTCCTGTTGCGGTGCACAATGCGGGACAAGATCTCATAAGGCTAACGAAACCAGGAGTCCGCTATTTTATTACCTCAAAGATTGGTCATTGTGAGGCTGGGCTTAAGCTTCGAGTTGAGGTGCGACCACTATCCAAAAGTGTTCCGAAAAAGATGCAGTTGTCACCTTTCGACCGCTTCATCAACTGGCTACATGAGTCCTTCAGACCCCACCCCCATCACTAA
- the LOC106351219 gene encoding uncharacterized protein LOC106351219 isoform X1: MVLRIKKYIKMRFGFLYICMTILAKTKYKTKKKMGSKSPNIAALVLPLLLILFSLSSQARLVESSGRKLAAWGFGGAPIIGTPSSNSCGASPAIWYPKPTNPRPCRRTPGIGIPTSHQSP; this comes from the exons ATggttttaagaataaaaaaatatatcaaaatgagGTTTGGCTTCCTCTATATATGTATGACAATACTTGCAAAGACCAAATATaagacgaagaagaaaatgGGTTCGAAGTCTCCAAATATTGCTGCACTTGTGTTGCCACTGCTTCTTATACTGTTCTCTCTTTCCTCTCAAGCTAGACTCGTCGAATCTAGTGGGCGCAAACTGG CAGCGTGGGGGTTTGGGGGAGCGCCTATCATAGGGACACCATCTTCAAACTCATGTGGGGCTTCTCCAGCAATATGGTATCCGAAACCTACGAACCCCCGACCATGCAGGCGGACTCCAGGAATTGGCATCCCTACTTCTCACCAATCTCCTTGA
- the LOC106351219 gene encoding uncharacterized protein LOC106351219 isoform X2, with amino-acid sequence MRFGFLYICMTILAKTKYKTKKKMGSKSPNIAALVLPLLLILFSLSSQARLVESSGRKLAWGFGGAPIIGTPSSNSCGASPAIWYPKPTNPRPCRRTPGIGIPTSHQSP; translated from the exons atgagGTTTGGCTTCCTCTATATATGTATGACAATACTTGCAAAGACCAAATATaagacgaagaagaaaatgGGTTCGAAGTCTCCAAATATTGCTGCACTTGTGTTGCCACTGCTTCTTATACTGTTCTCTCTTTCCTCTCAAGCTAGACTCGTCGAATCTAGTGGGCGCAAACTGG CGTGGGGGTTTGGGGGAGCGCCTATCATAGGGACACCATCTTCAAACTCATGTGGGGCTTCTCCAGCAATATGGTATCCGAAACCTACGAACCCCCGACCATGCAGGCGGACTCCAGGAATTGGCATCCCTACTTCTCACCAATCTCCTTGA
- the LOC106346403 gene encoding serine/threonine-protein phosphatase 7 long form homolog, which translates to MEVQSLISFDLDPGPVDQSVLVWQHEHRSAAIWEDEVPPRELTCRHKLLGMRDWPLEPLVCRKLIEFGLYGVYKVAFIQLDYALITALVERWRPETHTFHLPAGEITVTLQDVNILLGLRVDGPAVTGSTKNNWADLCEDLLGLRPGPGDLHGSHVSLAWLRDNFRNLPADPDEETLKCHTRAFILALMSGFLYGDKSKHDVALTFLPLLRDFDEVAKLSWGSATLALLYRELCRASKRTVSTICGPLVLLQLWAWERLHVGRPGRLKDVGASYMDGIDGALPDPLGCRWRASLSHKENPRGGLDFYRDQFDQQKDEQVIWQPYTQDLLAKLPLICLSGQNIWRTVAPLICFDVVEWHRPDRVLRQFGLHQTVPAPCDNEKALHSIDKRGKSVYDWSARHSRHIGLWEARESSVAFGEPECRPMDYNDPYMEWYRKITRRIISPMNERRPGQFLPTGFAFQVLVQRVAAIHARSKSSLEEELTVDTARQTLQDIVDMCAGALQLNAPLGSLSTGSVAQAPSSGPFLMSPQPTPTMMSQKPLSSDMGCLPLNEMGIDDGLLAEPSEGMTPVQDTGCEQSLPSVSQKPLFWPTGGKLTFSWICDVMLGFDWSSRNLPACEFSNVLPFNVLDELILSASKILRKEPNCVRIDSDKAKVVVVGDLHGQLHDLLFLMQDAGFPNGDQFYVFNGNYVDNGAWGLETFLLLLSWKVFLPDRVFVLRGSHESESCTSLYGFKNEVLTKYGDKGAVVYKKCLECFQLLPLASVIGGKVFTAHGGLFRDVPSFLSDKQERSRKRKRAQKNQEDNSVLETESRPDSLLLGSLKDLFKVKRRVINPPAEGSNLIPGDILWSDPSTDNGLFLNKESGIGLLWGPDCTAKFLQDNDLKLIIRGKEAPHKRAQRDGLPPMNEGFSKDHEGLITLFSAPDHPQFQDTEERHNNKGAYIILQIPYCEEPEIHVFEAVSPRPKAEAYYDYRGLIHSTGTVVHNNTNSVAVDSPFSAPDDKDSLISSENVEDKSMDLSEAMEVDEKDDEVTTFGTLASDDKDMVDSSEQTKDFSKEDDRSETAEISTDLFDAAGKPESRPPNVIDMEPPLACDLDSGKSIESWTEKAADELMAVDEIAGVSESTTGEENDVEASNSTKIWEEKAEKERTSDSLEFSNNVSEEEAPRVNDCSTTGDAAVELGITYDEKPESAAAEVTGNDIATEPLEDMVDFNMEDIATDGANNDPGTVNGGLNTDCTSLSKCITSRPDGSEPAVDHDDFKKPSPDKDHGEPEDKPERVIKLVTYSKRKSTDKKQLIDSSEDPQRKINEAVDSKTKVALDKSHSVLKDMDN; encoded by the exons ATGGAGGTGCAGAGCCTAATCAGCTTTGATTTGGACCCTGGTCCTGTTGATCAGTCTGTATTGGTGTGGCAACATGAGCATAGATCAGCTGCTATTTGGGAAGATGAG GTTCCTCCTCGTGAACTGACATGCAGACACAAATTATTAGGAATGCGAGATTGGCCTCTGGAGCCTCTTGTGTGTCGGAAGTTGATCGAGTTTGGTCTGTACGGAGTGTACAAGGTTGCGTTTATACAGCTTGATTATGCTCTGATAACAGCTCTAGTGGAGAGATGGAGACCCGAGACGCATACCTTCCATCTCCCCGCTGGAGAGATCACTGTGACTTTACAAGACGTGAATATACTCTTGGGTCTCCGAGTTGATGGACCTGCGGTTACCGGTAGCACAAAAAACAACTGGGCTGATCTATGTGAGGACCTCTTGGGTCTCAGACCAGGCCCTGGAGATCTACATGGTTCTCATGTGTCCTTAGCTTGGCTGCGTGATAATTTCCGGAATCTACCTGCTGACCCTGACGAAGAGACGCTGAAGTGTCACACCAGGGCGTTTATATTAGCTTTGATGAGTGGGTTTCTTTACGGGGATAAGTCTAAACATGACGTGGCGTTGACGTTTCTCCCTCTTCTAAGGGACTTTGATGAAGTGGCTAAACTTAGCTGGGGTAGTGCAACGCTAGCACTTCTCTACAGAGAGCTGTGTCGGGCGAGCAAGAGGACTGTTTCCACCATTTGTGGTCCTCTTGTTCTGCTTCAGTTATGGGCTTGGGAACGGCTGCATGTTGGCCGTCCGGGAAGACTTAAAGATGTTGGGGCTTCGTATATGGATGGCATAGATGGTGCTTTGCCAGATCCATTAGGCTGTAG GTGGAGAGCTTCTCTTAGTCATAAAGAGAATCCTCGTGGAGGACTGGATTTTTATAGAGACCAATTTGACCAGCAGAAAGATGAGCAG GTTATATGGCAGCCTTACACTCAAGATCTTCTAGCAAAGCTTCCTCTTATATGTCTTAGCGGTCAGAACATATGGCGAACCGTGGCACCTttaatttgttttgatgttgTTGAGTGGCACCGTCCTGATCGGGTGCTTAGACAGTTTGGTCTTCACCAAACAGTTCCAGCACCCTGTGATAACGAAAAGGCTCTTCATTCTATTGACAAAAGAGGCAAATCAGTATATGATTGGTCAGCACGTCATAGCCGACACATTGGATTGTGGGAGGCACGTGAGTCATCTGTTGCTTTCGGTGAGCCAGAGTGTAGACCAATGGACTATAACGATCCTTATATGGAGTGGTACCGCAAAATCACTAGAAGGATCATTAGTCCTATGAACGAGAGACGCCCTGGGCAATTTCTACCCACTGGTTTTGCTTTCCAAGTGCTT GTTCAGAGAGTTGCAGCCATTCATGCTCGATCTAAGTCTTCGCTTGAAGAGGAACTTACTGTTGACACCGCGAGGCAAACGTTACAAGATATCGTTGATATGTGTGCAGGCGCCCTTCAACTCAACGCCCCTTTAGGCTCATTATCTACtg GCTCTGTTGCTCAAGCTCCAAGTTCAGGACCATTTCTCATGTCACCTCAACCTACACCTACAATGATGTCGCAAAAGCCATTGTCTAGCGATATGGGTTGCTTGCCTTTGAATGAAATGGGAATAGATGATGGTCTCTTAGCAGAACCTTCGGAAGGGATGACACCTGTTCAGGATACAGGATGTGAGCAGTCTTTACCATCAGTATCCCAGAAGCCTCTTTTCTGGCCTACGGGAGGGAAGCTTACTTTCAGTTGGATTTGTGATGTAATGCTGGGTTTTGATTGGTCGTCGAGGAATCTCCCAGCTTGTGAATTCTCAAACGTTCTGCCTTTTAACGTCTTGGATGAGCTGATTCTCTCTGCCTCCAAGATCCTGAGGAAAGAGCCGAACTGCGTTAGGATAGACAGTGACAAAGCAAAGGTGGTTGTGGTGGGAGATCTTCATGGGCAGCTACATGATTTGCTGTTCCTTATGCAGGATGCTGGATTCCCAAATGGTGATCAGTTCTATGTGTTCAATGGGAACTATGTAGACAATGGAGCATGGGGTTTGGAAACCTTCTTACTTCTTTTATCATGGAAG GTGTTTCTACCGGATAGAGTGTTTGTTCTGCGTGGCAGTCACGAGAGTGAGAGTTGTACGTCATTGTATGGATTCAAAAACGAAGTATTAACCAAGTATGGAGATAAAGGAGCAGTTGTCTACAAAAAGTGCTTGGAATGCTTCCAGTTACTCCCTTTGGCATCTGTGATTGGTGGGAAGGTATTTACAGCTCATGGAGGTCTTTTCCGTGATGTACCAAGCTTTCTCTCTGATAAACAAGAACGAAGCAGAAAGCGCAAGCGAGCTCAGAAAAATCAAGAGGATAACAGTGTTCTTGAGACTGAGAGTAGACCTGACTCCTTGCTTCTTGGCTCGTTGAAGGATTTATTTAAAGTCAAAAGGCGTGTTATCAATCCTCCTGCTGAAGGTTCAAACCTGATTCCTGGTGACATTCTTTGGTCAGATCCATCAACCGATAACGGCCTCTTTCTTAACAAAGAGAGTGGCATTGGTTTGCTGTGGGGTCCTGATTGCACTGCAAAGTTCCTGCAAGACAATGATCTTAAG TTGATCATCAGAGGCAAGGAAGCCCCTCACAAAAGGGCACAACGAGATGGTCTTCCACCAATGAATGAAGGATTTTCAAAAGACCATGAAGGGCTTATAACTTTGTTCAGTGCTCCTGATCATCCTCAGTTTCAG GATACAGAGGAGAGACACAACAACAAAGGTGCCTACATAATCTTGCAAATTCCCTACTGTGAGGAGCCTGAAATTCATGTGTTTGAAGCAGTATCTCCGAGACCAAAG GCTGAGGCGTACTATGACTATAGAGGCCTGATTCATTCAACTGGAACTGTAGTACACAACAATACTAATTCTGTAGCTGTTGATTCACCATTCTCAGCGCCTGATGACAAAGATAGTTTAATATCATCTGAGAATGTGGAAGATAAGTCCATGGATCTCTCTGAAGCGATGGAAGTTGATGAAAAAGATGATGAAGTTACAACTTTTGGAACTCTAGCATCTGATGATAAAGATATGGTTGATTCTTCAGAGCAGACTAAAGATTTTTCCAAAGAAGATGACCGTTCTGAGACTGCAGAGATTAGTACAGATTTATTCGATGCAGCCGGCAAACCGGAATCTAGACCTCCTAACGTTATTGATATGGAACCGCCACTAGCTTGTGATCTTGATTCTGGGAAGTCCATAGAATCCTGGACAGAGAAGGCAGCAGATGAACTAATGGCAGTCGATGAAATTGCTGGCGTGTCTGAATCCACAACTGGAGAAGAAAATGATGTAGAAGCCTCCAACTCTACTAAGATCTGGGAAGAGAAAGCAGAAAAAGAGAGAACTAGCGACTCTCTTGAGTTTTCAAATAACGTAAGCGAAGAAGAGGCTCCAAGAGTAAATGACTGCAGCACCACTGGTGATGCAGCAGTGGAATTAGGAATCACATATGATGAGAAACCAGAAAGTGCAGCAGCTGAAGTCACAGGGAACGATATAGCCACCGAACCCCTTGAAGATATGGTTGATTTTAATATGGAAGACATAGCCACCGATGGTGCTAATAATGATCCGGGGACTGTAAATGGTGGGCTCAACACAGACTGTACCAGTTTATCCAAATGTATAACCAGCAGACCAGATGGGTCTGAGCCAGCGGTGGATCATGATGACTTTAAGAAGCCTTCTCCTGACAAGGATCATGGAGAGCCTGAAGATAAGCCAGAGAGAGTAATCAAACTGGTTACCTATTCTAAGCGCAAGTCAACTGACAAAAAACAACTTATTGATTCTAGTGAAGATCCTCAGCGGAAGATCAACGAGGCTGTTGATTCTAAGACCAAAGTTGCTCTTGACAAGTCACACTCGGTTTTAAAAGATATGGACAACTGA
- the LOC106346402 gene encoding YTH domain-containing protein ECT4-like, whose translation MYTSEGAQASDFVADQGIYYHPVDPNYAYYCTGYESPGEWENHQMFFGVDGSQLQYQGGQNDNSPYIYYTPSYGYAQSPYNPFNPYIPGADSPFQQYYPPLPPYQNVASSGAFVPYAAAHPDTVSSSSANSLVETGSAANRRGSRNRNASAADGIQRNASEKPRPNPGGQNRSLSTEKRVSTAFPALQGKAISVSTQPVEAVSSSRVSSSGQLDIAPPPERNGLSFAATNNNNPRPKLYGVHSNISSRSKGPRSQLIVKAYTTKAGNADAEGNIVIDPNQYNKEDLRIDYSNAKFFVIKSYSEDDVHKSIKYSVWSSTLHGNKKLQSAYEDAQRIATEKSCECPIFLFFSVNASGLFCGMAEMTGPVSFEKDMDFWQQDKWSGSFPVKWHIIKDVPNSYFRHIILHNNENKPVTNSRDTQEIMMKQGLEVLKIFKGHAERTSLLDDFAYYENRQRVMHDERNRLPYRSFLSPVPVPRPDISDRNKKNSVDSFKITSSEDPSKSDGNEETTVKEGAKEDTSTLIQKKITSLTVSPTDTDSIPTTGSHLNQSQAKSKPSPSVSDKKTDPDPPEVVDSPLSEDNDTVKVGSLPIKVTGSPPIVTVGTIPLDPSSLQKK comes from the exons atgtATACCTCCGAGGGAGCCCAAGCCTCTGATTTTGTTGCTGACCAGGGCATCTATTACCACCCCGTTGATCCCAATTATGCTTATTATTGtacag gtTATGAGTCACCCGGCGAATGGGAGAACCATCAGATGTTTTTTGGTGTAGATGGTTCACAACTCCAGTACCAG GGTGGGCAGAATGATAATTCTCCCTATATATACTATACGCCTAGCTATGGATATGCACAGTCTCCTTACAACCCATTCAATCCTTACATCCCTGGCGCTGATTCTCCTTTCCAGCAATACTaccctcctcttcctccttaCCAGAACGTTGCATCGTCTGGAGCCTTTGTTCCTTATGCTGCAGCTCACCCTGATACCGTCTCCAGTAGCTCAGCGAACTCTTTGGTGGAGACTGGTTCAGCAGCCAACAGGAGAGGATCAAGGAACAGAAACGCTTCAGCAGCTGATGGAATCCAGAGGAACGCCTCCGAGAAGCCAAGGCCGAACCCTGGAGGACAAAACAGATCACTATCAACTGAGAAGAGAGTTTCTACCGCGTTTCCGGCCCTCCAG GGAAAAGCTATTTCTGTTAGTACTCAACCCGTTGAGGCTGTTTCCAGTAGCAGAGTCTCGTCATCTGGACAACTAGACATTGCTCCTCCACCTGAACGTAATGGTCTTTCATTCGCTGCAACAAACAATAACAATCCTCGTCCCAAGCTGTATGGTGTGCATTCAAATATAAGTTCAAGATCGAAAGGACCGAGAAGTCAACTTATTGTTAAAGCTTACACAACAAAAGCTGGAAATGCTGACGCTGAAGGAAACATTGTGATCGATCCTAATCAGTATAATAAAGAAGATCTCCGGATCGATTACAGCAATGCCAagttttttgtgattaaatcgTATAGTGAAGATGATGTCCACAAGAGCATAAAGTACAGTGTCTGGTCGTCTACTTTGCATGGGAACAAGAAGTTGCAGAGTGCATATGAAGACGCTCAGAGAATAGCCACCGAGAAGTCTTGTGAATGCCCAATATTCTTATTCTTCTCT GTCAATGCTAGTGGTTTGTTCTGTGGCATGGCTGAGATGACTGGTCCAGTTTCTTTTGAGAAAGACATGGATTTTTGGCAGCAAGACAAATGGAGTGGAAGCTTTCCTGTCAAATGGCATATTATTAAAGATGTTCCCAATAGCTATTTCAGGCACATCATATTACACAACAATGAGAATAAGCCGGTTACCAACAGTCGAGACACACAAGAG ATAATGATGAAACAAGGTCTGGAGGTGCTAAAGATATTCAAAGGCCATGCGGAAAGGACTTCGTTACTAGATGACTTTGCGTATTACGAAAACCGCCAGAGAGTCATGCACGATGAGAGAAACAGGCTGCCGTACAGAAGCTTCCTTAGCCCTGTACCAGTACCCAGACCTGATATCTCTGACAGAAACAAGAAAAACTCTGTGGATTCCTTCAAGATAACCTCTTCTGAGGATCCTTCGAAATCAGACGGGAATGAGGAGACCACAGTAAAGGAAGGTGCTAAAGAAGATACTAGTACTCTCATTCAGAAGAAGATCACTTCTCTCACCGTTAGCCCGACTGATACAGACTCCATCCCAACCACTGGTTCTCACCTCAACCAGAGTCAAGCTAAGTCTAAACCATCCCCTTCTGTCTCTGACAAGAAGACAGACCCAGACCCTCCTGAAGTGGTTGATTCTCCTCTTTCTGAAGACAATGACACTGTCAAAGTTGGATCATTGCCCATCAAAGTTACCGGGTCTCCTCCAATTGTAACTGTTGGTACTATTCCTCTGGACCCCAGCTCACTTCAGAAGAAGTAA
- the LOC106346401 gene encoding polygalacturonase At1g48100 has protein sequence MRILSGILVVYLISTLLFGQLIYVARGRFHYHKRRGLSDPPPPPPAVTANPPQVPSDPYPNPNPDPAPGDSDSGCIFDVTSFGAVGDGSCDDTAAFKDAWKAACAVESSVLLAPEGGVFKITSTIFSGPCKPGLVFQLDGVLMPPDGPEEWPEKDSKSQWLVFYRLDGFTFAGKGTVEGNGQKWWDLPCKPHRGPDGSSSSEPCVSPTMIRFFMSNNIEVGGLRIQNSPQFHMKFDGCEGVSINDIQISSPKLSPNTDGIHLGNTRSVAIHNSVVSNGDDCISIGTGCSDIDIQGVTCGPSHGISIGSLGVHNSQACVSNITVRNTVIRDSDNGLRVKTWQGGTGSVSNLLFENIQMENVLNCIIVDQYYCQSKECRNETSAVRVFDVQYRNIKGTYDVRSAPIHFACSDTVACTNITMSEVELLPEEGELVDDPFCWNAYGTQETLTIPPIDCLLDGSPVVEEGYNSNPGC, from the exons ATGCGCATTCTCAGTGGCATTCTCGTGGTTTACTTAATCTCCACTCTCCTCTTTGGTCAACTAATCTACGTGGCACGAGGAAGATTTCATTACCACAAGAGACGCGGTCTCTcggatcctcctcctcctcctccagctgTAACCGCTAACCCACCTCAAGTCCCCTCTGACCCGTACCCAAACCCGAATCCAGACCCGGCTCCAGGAGATTCAGACTCGGGATGCATTTTTGACGTGACGTCGTTCGGGGCAGTAGGTGATGGCTCGTGTGACGATACGGCAGCATTTAAAGATGCGTGGAAAGCCGCTTGTGCTGTTGAATCCAGTGTCCTTTTAGCTCCTGAAGGCGGCGTTTTTAAAATCACTTCCACTATTTTCTCCGGTCCATGTAAACCGGGACTCGTCTTTCAG TTGGATGGAGTGTTAATGCCTCCGGATGGGCCAGAGGAGTGGCCAGAGAAGGACAGTAAAAGTCAATGGTTAGTTTTTTACCGCCTCGACGGTTTCACGTTTGCCGGCAAAGGCACCGTCGAAGGAAACGGTCAAAAATGGTGGGACTTACCTTGCAAGCCTCATCGG GGACCAGACGGATCATCGTCGTCCGAACCATGTGTTAGTCCAACT atgattcggttcttcatgAGCAACAACATAGAGGTTGGAGGATTGAGAATCCAAAACAGCCCGCAATTTCACATGAAATTCGACGGATGCGAAGGAGTGTCAATCAACGATATTCAAATCTCATCTCcaaaactaagtcctaacactGATGGTATCCATCTCGGGAACACCAGATCAGTGGCCATTCATAACTCTGTCGTTAGCAACG GGGATGACTGCATTTCTATTGGAACTGGTTGTTCAGACATTGACATTCAAGGTGTCACTTGTGGGCCCAGTCACGGGATCAG CATCGGGAGTTTAGGAGTGCACAATTCTCAAGCATGCGTTTCCAACATAACCGTCCGAAACACCGTGATTCGCGATTCCGACAACGGCCTTCGAGTCAAAACATGGCAAGGCGGAACCGGATCCGTCTCTAACCTCCTATTCGAGAACATCCAGATGGAGAATGTCCTAAACTGCATCATCGTCGATCAATACTACTGCCAATCCAAGGAGTGCCGCAACGAGACGTCTGCGGTTCGAGTCTTCGACGTCCAGTACCGTAACATCAAAGGGACTTACGACGTCAGAAGCGCGCCAATTCACTTTGCATGTAGCGACACCGTCGCTTGTACAAACATCACAATGTCTGAGGTCGAGCTTTTGCCCGAGGAAGGAGAGCTTGTTGATGATCCGTTTTGTTGGAACGCTTATGGGACTCAAGAGACGTTGACAATACCGCCGATTGATTGTTTGCTTGATGGATCTCCGGTGGTGGAGGAAGGCTATAATTCGAATCCGGGTTGCTGA